In one window of Cupriavidus necator N-1 DNA:
- a CDS encoding LysR family transcriptional regulator produces MRIRIGEEITFRKLEALLAFMESGNLAKAAEILDTSTVSVHRALHSLEEGTSCALFRHEGRNLIPTDAAYVLADTAREVLKAMADGIRATREAAGYSADQLKIGSLYSLTVQTVPRIVIGLKLRRPEMQTELVLGSNADLLHKLKQGSIDAALMAVPEPDPEIESIPLFEDDIFFAAPADSPYASMPAVDLRACRDEPFVALSEGFVTYHGFVEAFRIAQFTPNVVMKVGDIFSLMNLVGGGIGYTLLPGRVKGVYSRNVAFVPLAGEYDIKQTIGLSFLRRRERDPNLLALAAVCRMAMRDAEP; encoded by the coding sequence ATGAGAATCCGCATTGGCGAAGAGATCACCTTCCGCAAACTCGAAGCCCTGCTGGCGTTCATGGAATCCGGCAACCTGGCCAAGGCGGCCGAGATCCTGGACACCAGCACGGTCAGCGTGCACCGTGCGCTGCATTCGCTGGAAGAGGGCACGAGCTGCGCGCTGTTCCGGCATGAGGGCCGCAACCTGATCCCGACCGATGCGGCCTATGTGCTGGCGGATACGGCAAGGGAAGTGCTCAAGGCCATGGCCGACGGCATCCGCGCCACGCGCGAGGCCGCCGGCTATTCGGCCGACCAGCTCAAGATCGGCTCGCTCTACTCGCTGACGGTCCAGACCGTGCCCAGGATCGTGATCGGGCTGAAGCTGCGGCGCCCGGAAATGCAGACTGAACTGGTGCTGGGCTCCAATGCGGACCTTCTGCACAAACTCAAGCAGGGCTCGATCGATGCCGCGTTGATGGCCGTGCCCGAGCCCGATCCGGAGATCGAGTCGATCCCGCTGTTCGAGGACGATATCTTCTTTGCGGCGCCTGCCGACTCGCCCTACGCCTCGATGCCGGCGGTCGACCTGCGAGCCTGCCGCGACGAGCCATTTGTGGCATTGAGCGAGGGCTTCGTCACTTATCACGGCTTTGTCGAGGCCTTCCGCATTGCCCAATTCACGCCAAACGTGGTGATGAAAGTCGGCGATATCTTCTCATTGATGAACCTGGTGGGTGGTGGCATCGGCTACACGCTTTTGCCGGGGCGGGTGAAAGGGGTGTATTCGCGCAACGTGGCGTTCGTGCCACTGGCCGGCGAATACGACATCAAGCAGACCATCGGCCTGAGCTTCCTGCGCCGCCGCGAGCGCGATCCCAACCTGCTGGCGCTGGCCGCGGTGTGCCGCATGGCCATGCGCGACGCGGAGCCATAG
- a CDS encoding LysR family transcriptional regulator, with protein sequence MELKDVDLNLLVVFDNLLRQGTVSGAAKTLNLSQPAVSNALARLRTLFGDPLFVRSSKGMLPTPLAEELAEPVAYALESLQAALSHKVSFDPLRSARAFRIAMTDIGEVYFIPPLMGALGDRAPGVTVTTVRNTAVDLAAEMSQGKIDLAVGHLPELGTAFFQRRLFRQQYVCLFRPGHAMDKKTVSMRDFEAAEHIVVTAAGTGHARVDEILAQHGVQRKIRLRVPHFVALADIIATTDLVATVTWTFAERCAKYFGLRYVKHPFALPEIQINLFWHARYHRDPANQWLRDQFVGLFSD encoded by the coding sequence ATGGAGCTCAAGGACGTCGATCTGAACCTGCTGGTCGTGTTCGATAACCTGCTGCGGCAGGGCACCGTTTCCGGTGCCGCTAAGACCCTGAATCTCAGCCAGCCCGCGGTCAGCAACGCGCTGGCCCGCTTGCGCACCTTGTTCGGTGACCCGCTGTTTGTGCGAAGCAGCAAGGGCATGCTGCCGACACCCCTTGCAGAGGAACTGGCGGAACCGGTTGCCTATGCGCTGGAGTCGCTGCAGGCGGCGCTCAGCCACAAGGTGTCGTTCGATCCGCTGCGCAGCGCGCGCGCCTTCCGCATCGCCATGACGGATATCGGCGAGGTGTACTTCATCCCGCCGTTGATGGGCGCGCTTGGCGATCGCGCCCCGGGCGTCACGGTGACGACCGTGCGCAATACGGCAGTGGACCTGGCGGCGGAGATGAGCCAGGGAAAGATCGACCTGGCGGTTGGCCATCTTCCTGAACTCGGCACTGCGTTCTTTCAGCGGCGGCTATTTCGCCAGCAATACGTTTGCCTGTTCCGGCCCGGTCATGCCATGGACAAGAAGACGGTCAGCATGCGCGACTTCGAAGCGGCGGAGCACATCGTGGTCACGGCGGCGGGGACGGGGCATGCCCGGGTCGACGAGATCCTCGCCCAGCACGGCGTGCAGCGGAAGATCCGGCTGCGTGTCCCCCATTTCGTCGCACTGGCGGACATCATTGCCACCACCGACCTGGTAGCCACGGTGACCTGGACGTTTGCGGAGCGATGCGCCAAGTACTTCGGGCTCAGGTATGTCAAGCATCCGTTCGCGTTGCCGGAAATCCAGATCAACCTGTTCTGGCATGCCCGGTATCATCGCGATCCGGCGAATCAGTGGCTGCGCGACCAGTTCGTCGGCTTGTTTTCGGATTAG
- a CDS encoding aromatic ring-hydroxylating dioxygenase subunit alpha produces the protein MAIDSQQAGPVWADDSISRIPFRVYTDAQLYQRELERCFYRGHWNYVGLEAEIPNPGDFKRTTLGERSVILVRDQDGEINVVENVCAHRGMKFCRERSGNRKDFHCPYHQWNYDLKGNLQGVPLRRGVKQDGKVNGGMPADFKPQEHGLTQLKVATRGGVVFASFDHEAPSLEEYLGPDILGYFDRLFNGRKLKVLGYNKQRIPGNWKLMQENIKDPYHPGLLHTWFVTFGLWRADNKARLVMDPHFRHAAMVSTRGQGGKSDVTSGVSSFKDQMALHDDRILDIVHEPWWGEPTAVMMTVFPSVIFQQQVNSVSTRHIQPHGPDSFDFVWTHFGFEDDTEEMTRRRLRQANLFGPAGFVSADDGEAIECSQEGFSQKPWHRVLAELGGKTAENTDHMVTETLIRGMYAYWRKVMEV, from the coding sequence ATGGCAATCGACTCCCAACAAGCCGGCCCGGTCTGGGCCGACGACAGCATCAGCCGCATCCCGTTCCGCGTGTATACGGATGCGCAGCTATACCAGCGTGAACTCGAACGCTGCTTCTACCGCGGTCACTGGAACTACGTCGGGCTCGAGGCGGAGATCCCGAATCCCGGCGATTTCAAGCGCACCACGCTTGGCGAGCGCTCCGTGATCCTGGTGCGCGACCAGGACGGCGAGATCAACGTCGTCGAAAACGTGTGCGCCCATCGCGGCATGAAGTTCTGCCGGGAGCGCAGCGGCAACCGTAAGGATTTCCATTGCCCCTACCACCAATGGAACTATGACCTGAAGGGCAACCTGCAAGGCGTGCCCCTGCGTCGCGGGGTCAAGCAGGACGGCAAGGTCAACGGCGGCATGCCCGCCGACTTCAAGCCGCAGGAGCACGGGCTCACGCAACTGAAGGTCGCGACGCGTGGTGGGGTCGTGTTTGCCTCGTTCGACCATGAGGCTCCCTCACTCGAGGAATACCTCGGGCCGGACATCCTCGGCTACTTCGACCGGCTCTTCAATGGCCGCAAGCTGAAGGTCCTCGGCTACAACAAGCAGCGCATTCCGGGCAACTGGAAGCTCATGCAGGAGAACATCAAGGACCCCTACCACCCCGGCCTGCTGCATACCTGGTTTGTCACGTTCGGCCTCTGGCGCGCCGACAACAAGGCACGCCTCGTGATGGACCCGCACTTCCGGCATGCCGCGATGGTGTCGACCCGCGGCCAGGGCGGCAAGAGCGACGTGACCTCCGGTGTGTCCAGCTTCAAGGACCAGATGGCGCTGCACGACGACCGCATCCTCGACATCGTCCACGAGCCGTGGTGGGGAGAGCCGACCGCCGTGATGATGACGGTGTTCCCGAGCGTGATCTTCCAGCAGCAGGTCAACTCGGTGTCCACGCGCCATATCCAGCCCCATGGGCCGGATTCCTTCGATTTCGTCTGGACGCATTTCGGCTTCGAGGACGACACCGAGGAGATGACGCGGCGCCGCCTGCGCCAGGCGAATCTCTTCGGCCCCGCCGGCTTCGTGTCGGCCGACGACGGCGAAGCCATCGAATGCTCGCAGGAAGGCTTCTCCCAGAAGCCCTGGCATCGCGTGCTCGCCGAACTGGGCGGCAAGACCGCGGAGAACACGGACCACATGGTGACCGAGACCCTGATCCGCGGCATGTACGCCTACTGGCGCAAGGTGATGGAGGTCTGA
- the mdcA gene encoding malonate decarboxylase subunit alpha: protein MTTTSTGRQWNTRREAKARRKQNAAAIAQGKLVPTSDIVPFLEAVLLSGDRVVLEGNNQKQADFLSRSLAQVDPARVNALHMIIPSVSRVEHLDLFERGIARKLDFSYAGAQSIRISQFLEDGQLEVGAIHTYIELYARLYVDLVPNVVLIAGYKADREGNLYTGPSTEDTPALVEAAAFRDGLVIAQVNEIVDDPTGLPRVDVPGSWIDYVVQADKPFFCEPLFTRDPRLIKPVHVLMAMMAIRGIYERHQVQSLNHGIGFNTAAIELILPTYGESLGLKGKICKYWTLNPHPTLIPAIETGWVESVHSFGSELGMEGYVAARPDVFFTGADGSMRSNRAFCQLAGQYAVDLFIGSTLQIDGDGHSSTVTRGRLSGFGGAPNMGHQPGGRRHPTPAWLDLIETDDPLARGRKLVVQMVETFQAGGKPTFVESMDAVDVARESGMPLAPVMIYGDDVTHVLTEEGIAYLYKAQSLEERRRMIAAVAGVTPIGMKHDPATTRRMRSDGLIALPEDLGVQRSQATRSLLAAKSMAELVDWSGGLYAPPARFRSW from the coding sequence ATGACCACCACCAGCACAGGCCGCCAATGGAACACCCGCAGGGAAGCCAAGGCGCGCCGCAAGCAGAACGCCGCCGCCATTGCCCAGGGCAAGCTGGTGCCGACCAGCGATATCGTGCCCTTCCTGGAGGCAGTGCTGCTTTCGGGCGACCGCGTGGTGCTGGAGGGCAACAACCAGAAGCAGGCCGACTTTCTGTCGCGCTCGCTGGCACAGGTCGATCCCGCGCGTGTGAATGCACTCCACATGATCATCCCGAGCGTCAGCCGGGTGGAACACCTGGACCTGTTCGAGCGCGGCATCGCGCGCAAGCTGGATTTCTCGTACGCCGGCGCGCAGAGCATCCGCATCTCGCAGTTCCTGGAGGACGGCCAGCTCGAAGTGGGCGCGATCCACACCTATATCGAGCTTTATGCGCGGCTGTACGTGGACCTGGTCCCCAACGTCGTGCTGATCGCCGGCTACAAGGCCGACCGCGAGGGCAATCTCTACACCGGCCCCAGCACCGAGGACACGCCGGCACTGGTAGAGGCCGCGGCCTTCCGCGACGGGCTGGTCATTGCGCAAGTCAACGAGATCGTCGACGACCCCACCGGCCTGCCGCGCGTGGACGTGCCCGGCTCCTGGATCGACTACGTGGTGCAGGCGGACAAGCCTTTCTTCTGCGAACCTCTGTTTACGCGCGACCCGCGCCTGATTAAGCCGGTCCACGTGCTGATGGCGATGATGGCGATCCGCGGCATCTACGAGCGCCACCAGGTGCAGTCGCTCAACCATGGCATCGGCTTCAACACCGCGGCGATCGAGCTGATCCTGCCGACCTACGGCGAGTCGCTGGGTCTGAAGGGCAAGATCTGCAAGTATTGGACCCTCAACCCGCATCCGACGCTGATCCCCGCCATCGAGACCGGCTGGGTCGAGAGCGTGCACAGCTTTGGCAGCGAACTGGGCATGGAGGGCTATGTCGCCGCGCGGCCGGATGTCTTCTTTACCGGTGCGGATGGTTCGATGCGTTCGAACCGCGCGTTCTGCCAGCTTGCCGGCCAGTACGCGGTGGACCTCTTCATCGGATCGACCCTGCAGATCGACGGCGACGGCCACTCGTCCACAGTGACGCGCGGGCGGCTTTCCGGCTTTGGCGGCGCGCCCAACATGGGTCACCAGCCTGGCGGGCGCCGGCATCCGACGCCGGCATGGCTGGATCTGATCGAGACGGACGACCCGCTCGCGCGCGGCCGCAAGCTGGTGGTGCAGATGGTTGAGACCTTCCAGGCGGGTGGCAAGCCCACCTTCGTGGAATCGATGGACGCGGTCGACGTGGCGCGCGAAAGCGGCATGCCGCTCGCCCCGGTGATGATCTACGGCGACGATGTCACGCACGTGCTGACCGAAGAGGGGATCGCCTACCTGTACAAGGCGCAATCGCTGGAAGAGCGGCGCCGGATGATCGCCGCGGTGGCAGGCGTCACGCCGATCGGCATGAAGCATGATCCTGCCACCACGCGCCGGATGCGAAGCGACGGCCTGATCGCGCTGCCCGAAGACCTGGGTGTGCAGCGCAGCCAGGCCACGCGCAGCCTGCTGGCGGCCAAGAGCATGGCCGAACTGGTGGACTGGTCCGGCGGGCTGTACGCGCCGCCCGCCCGCTTCCGGAGCTGGTAA
- a CDS encoding non-heme iron oxygenase ferredoxin subunit: protein MTESWIEAALLSDVPQDDVIAVAVQGQEIALYGVDGDVYATDNICTHGHARLCEGFLEGHEIECPLHQGRFDIRSGAAKCAPLTENIRTYPVRIDGDKVYLDLG from the coding sequence ATGACCGAAAGCTGGATCGAGGCAGCGCTGCTGTCCGACGTCCCGCAGGACGATGTCATCGCCGTGGCCGTGCAAGGCCAGGAGATCGCCTTGTACGGCGTGGACGGCGACGTCTACGCGACCGACAACATCTGCACGCATGGCCATGCGCGCCTGTGCGAAGGCTTCCTGGAGGGACATGAGATCGAGTGCCCGCTCCACCAGGGCAGGTTCGATATCCGCAGCGGCGCTGCGAAGTGCGCCCCGCTGACCGAGAACATTCGTACCTACCCGGTTCGGATCGACGGCGACAAGGTGTACCTCGACCTCGGCTGA
- a CDS encoding class II glutamine amidotransferase: protein MCRWLAYSGKSVPLETVLFQPEHSLIDQSLNSRLGHTTTNGDGFGVGWYGRHSEVPFRYRCLHPAWSDTNLRETARAVRAPLFVAHVRAATGTPTQETNCHPFRFGRWLFVHNGLIRDYPLVRRDLMMAVAPHLFRWIEGSTDSEVMFFLALSFGLERDPGGALEQMAGLIEDVGHRYDVQFPLNMTVCVTDGQQIVAVRYSSEAASRSLFHSTSFRQLRALYPDDPRIIAAGDNAFLVLSEPLIEVQGVWEEIPEATILVARGGEIERSCFVPRLPSQSA from the coding sequence ATGTGCCGCTGGCTGGCTTATTCGGGCAAATCCGTTCCGCTGGAAACGGTGCTGTTCCAGCCGGAACACTCGCTGATCGACCAGAGCCTGAATTCGCGGCTGGGTCATACCACGACCAATGGGGATGGGTTCGGCGTCGGGTGGTACGGACGTCACTCGGAGGTGCCGTTCCGCTACCGCTGCCTGCACCCGGCCTGGAGCGACACCAACCTGCGCGAGACGGCGCGGGCGGTGAGGGCGCCGCTTTTCGTTGCGCACGTGCGCGCAGCCACCGGCACCCCGACGCAGGAGACCAATTGCCATCCGTTCCGCTTCGGCCGCTGGCTGTTCGTTCACAACGGCCTGATCCGCGACTATCCCCTGGTGCGGCGCGACCTGATGATGGCCGTGGCGCCGCACCTGTTCCGCTGGATCGAGGGATCGACCGATTCCGAGGTGATGTTCTTCCTGGCCCTGAGTTTCGGCCTGGAGCGCGACCCGGGCGGCGCGCTGGAACAGATGGCCGGCCTGATCGAGGACGTTGGCCACCGCTACGACGTGCAATTTCCGCTCAACATGACCGTTTGCGTGACCGACGGCCAGCAGATCGTGGCGGTGCGCTATTCGAGCGAGGCGGCCTCGCGCTCACTGTTCCACAGCACCTCGTTCCGGCAATTGCGCGCGCTTTACCCGGACGATCCGCGCATCATCGCCGCCGGCGACAATGCCTTCCTGGTACTGTCCGAGCCGCTGATCGAGGTGCAGGGGGTATGGGAGGAGATTCCTGAGGCGACCATCCTGGTGGCCCGGGGTGGCGAGATCGAGCGCAGCTGCTTCGTGCCGCGGCTGCCTTCCCAGTCGGCCTGA
- a CDS encoding MFS transporter has product MQQIDIHKLADAARFNRFHALVLFWCALIIIFDGYDLAVVGIALPSIMKDLGVAPTQAGLMVSSALFGMVFGAIFLGTMADRIGRRWTIVICVALFSVFTAAAGLVKDPLLFSMARFLAGLGIGGVMPNVVAQMTEYAPKKIRATLVTVMFSGYAVGGILAALLGKSLIEAYGWQSVFLAAGLPVLLIPVILRSLPESMPFLLARGDDEALRRIVSKLAPEQRWSATDRFAVPAQDKAASAPIRHLFHEGRGFSTIMFWIAFFMCLFMVYALSSWLTRLMAGAGYSLGSALTFVLVLNLGAMIGAVGGGWLADRYHIKYVLAAMYALAAVSITLLGFRMPTELLFVVVGVAGASTIGTQIVANAYTGQFYPTAIRSTGLGWALGIGRSGAILAPIVIGVLVAMELPLQQNFIAIAIPAVIGMGAVLLIDHRRSASAHYGEMSAGLPAAPVSLSIADRN; this is encoded by the coding sequence ATGCAGCAAATCGATATCCACAAGCTGGCCGACGCCGCCCGCTTCAACCGCTTCCATGCGCTCGTGCTGTTCTGGTGCGCACTCATCATCATCTTCGACGGCTATGACCTCGCGGTCGTGGGTATCGCGCTGCCTTCGATCATGAAGGACCTTGGCGTCGCCCCGACCCAGGCGGGGCTCATGGTCAGTTCCGCGCTGTTCGGCATGGTATTTGGCGCGATCTTCCTCGGCACCATGGCAGACAGGATCGGCCGCCGCTGGACAATCGTGATATGCGTGGCCCTGTTCAGCGTCTTCACCGCCGCGGCCGGACTGGTCAAGGACCCGCTGCTGTTCAGCATGGCCCGCTTCCTGGCCGGGCTCGGCATCGGTGGCGTGATGCCGAATGTGGTCGCGCAAATGACCGAGTACGCGCCGAAGAAGATCCGGGCGACCCTGGTCACCGTGATGTTCAGCGGCTATGCCGTGGGCGGGATCCTGGCGGCGCTCCTCGGCAAGAGCCTGATCGAGGCCTACGGCTGGCAGTCGGTTTTCCTGGCGGCCGGCCTGCCTGTGCTCCTCATTCCTGTCATTCTCAGGTCGCTGCCCGAATCGATGCCCTTCCTGCTGGCCAGGGGCGATGACGAAGCGTTGCGGCGCATCGTCTCCAAGCTTGCACCGGAGCAACGGTGGTCGGCCACCGACCGCTTCGCCGTGCCGGCGCAGGACAAGGCGGCCAGCGCACCGATCCGGCACCTGTTCCACGAGGGCCGTGGCTTCAGCACCATCATGTTCTGGATCGCGTTCTTCATGTGCCTGTTCATGGTGTACGCGCTCAGTTCATGGCTGACCAGGCTGATGGCGGGCGCGGGTTACAGCCTGGGTTCCGCGCTGACGTTCGTGCTGGTCCTCAACCTCGGCGCGATGATCGGCGCCGTGGGTGGCGGCTGGCTCGCCGACCGATACCACATCAAGTACGTGCTCGCCGCCATGTACGCGCTGGCCGCGGTTTCGATCACGCTGCTCGGATTCAGGATGCCGACTGAGCTGCTATTCGTCGTGGTGGGCGTGGCCGGTGCGTCGACGATCGGCACGCAGATCGTCGCCAATGCCTACACCGGGCAGTTCTACCCGACCGCCATCCGCTCCACCGGTCTTGGATGGGCCCTGGGCATCGGCCGCAGCGGGGCGATCCTCGCGCCAATCGTCATCGGGGTACTCGTCGCCATGGAGCTCCCGCTGCAGCAGAACTTCATCGCGATCGCCATTCCGGCCGTGATTGGCATGGGCGCGGTCCTGCTGATCGATCACAGGCGGTCAGCATCGGCCCACTACGGCGAAATGAGCGCCGGGCTGCCTGCGGCGCCGGTCAGCCTGTCCATCGCGGACCGGAACTGA
- a CDS encoding SLC13 family permease, translating into MSQHLISISVLGLMFVIATVLPINMGALAFVGAFLVGTLVAAMPAKAILAGFPADLFLTLVGITYLFAVAQNNGTIDWLVRLAVRAVGGRIAAIPWIMFMIAAVLTSVGAVSPAAVAIIAPIALGFAARYGINPLLMGLMVIHGAQGGGFSPISIYGGITNKIVQKAGLPLNEMATAFASLGVNLAVAAGLFVAFGGLRLMRQAAPAAAAPHVVADGVLAMGQPFGAHTVPAQGAQIYGDAEAEAGMEERKTMARDRGSMLEGDAASTAEAPAGLYQYLTVAGLVALAVLTLYFKLDIGFVSLTIALVLTLMAPELQKRALGQVSWPEIMLIVGVSTFVGVMDKMGTIDFVGHSVAHLTSPLMAALLLCFVGAVVSAFASSTAVLGSLIPLAVPFLQQGSDVSAIGFIAAMAVSSTIVDVSPFSTNGALVLANAQGVDRQAFFRKLMVYGALVTVIAPVVLWFIFVVL; encoded by the coding sequence ATGTCGCAACACCTGATTTCCATCTCTGTCCTGGGGCTGATGTTCGTCATCGCCACGGTCCTGCCCATCAACATGGGCGCGCTGGCCTTTGTCGGCGCGTTCCTGGTCGGCACCCTGGTTGCCGCCATGCCGGCCAAGGCTATCCTGGCCGGCTTCCCCGCCGACCTGTTCCTGACGCTGGTCGGCATCACATACCTGTTCGCCGTGGCGCAGAACAACGGCACCATCGACTGGCTGGTGCGGCTTGCTGTGCGCGCCGTGGGCGGCCGGATCGCGGCGATCCCGTGGATCATGTTCATGATCGCGGCGGTGCTGACCTCGGTCGGCGCGGTCAGCCCGGCAGCGGTGGCAATCATCGCGCCGATCGCGCTGGGCTTTGCCGCGCGCTACGGCATCAACCCGCTGCTGATGGGCCTGATGGTGATCCACGGTGCGCAGGGCGGCGGCTTCTCGCCGATCAGCATCTATGGCGGCATCACCAACAAGATCGTGCAGAAGGCGGGGCTGCCGCTGAACGAGATGGCGACGGCCTTTGCCAGCCTGGGTGTCAACCTTGCCGTGGCCGCGGGACTGTTCGTCGCATTCGGCGGCCTGCGCCTGATGCGGCAAGCGGCGCCGGCGGCGGCAGCGCCGCACGTGGTCGCCGACGGTGTGCTGGCCATGGGCCAACCCTTCGGTGCACACACCGTGCCGGCACAGGGCGCGCAGATCTATGGCGATGCCGAGGCCGAGGCCGGCATGGAAGAGCGGAAGACGATGGCGCGCGACCGCGGATCGATGCTCGAGGGCGATGCCGCCAGCACCGCCGAGGCGCCGGCCGGCCTCTACCAGTACCTGACCGTGGCCGGCCTGGTGGCACTGGCCGTCCTCACGCTCTACTTCAAGCTCGATATCGGCTTCGTTTCGCTGACCATCGCGCTGGTGCTCACGCTGATGGCACCGGAGCTGCAGAAGCGCGCGCTGGGCCAGGTGTCGTGGCCCGAGATCATGCTGATCGTCGGCGTCAGCACCTTTGTGGGCGTGATGGACAAGATGGGCACAATCGATTTCGTCGGCCATAGCGTGGCCCACCTGACCTCGCCGCTGATGGCGGCGCTGCTGCTGTGCTTTGTGGGTGCGGTGGTGTCGGCGTTTGCATCGTCAACCGCGGTGCTCGGCTCGCTGATCCCGCTTGCCGTGCCGTTCCTGCAGCAAGGCTCCGACGTCAGCGCGATCGGCTTTATCGCGGCGATGGCGGTGTCTTCGACGATCGTGGATGTGAGCCCGTTTTCGACCAACGGTGCGCTGGTACTGGCCAACGCACAGGGCGTGGACCGGCAGGCCTTCTTCCGCAAGCTGATGGTCTATGGCGCGCTGGTGACCGTGATTGCGCCGGTCGTGCTGTGGTTTATCTTCGTTGTGCTCTGA
- a CDS encoding NAD(P)/FAD-dependent oxidoreductase, which translates to MDSKRSDTATALAPTATIVIIGAGQAGGWAAQTLRNEGFTGRLVLIGDEAHPPHERPPLSKAVLAGEAAPASTWLLKPEAFAALGLEWWLDTRVTRIDRAAKRLETANGELLSYDKLILCTGGRARALTVPGVDTAAVHTLRTIGDALALAPALRPERSIVVIGGGWIGLEVAATARCKGADVTVLEAQSRLCERTVPPEVSEHLLGLHASHGTRVMLGANIAGIAPGTGGRSVVTLADGSTLACHAIVAGVGLVPNDELAREAGLECDGGVVVDAGCRTSDPDIFAAGDVAVTPNPWAGRRLRLESWQNAQEQGIAAARAALGLAVDYQPLPWFWSDQYGMNLQIHGIPLPSHRVVARGTPGADSFVLFYLDGDVVKAALGSNAARDLRFARRHIELCKPVDASRLADPSVPMSRQ; encoded by the coding sequence ATGGATTCCAAGCGCTCAGACACCGCGACTGCCCTAGCGCCAACCGCCACCATCGTCATCATCGGTGCCGGCCAGGCTGGCGGCTGGGCCGCCCAGACGCTGCGCAACGAGGGCTTCACCGGCCGGCTCGTGCTGATCGGCGACGAGGCCCATCCACCGCATGAGCGGCCGCCCTTGTCCAAGGCCGTGCTGGCCGGCGAGGCCGCGCCCGCCAGCACGTGGCTGCTCAAGCCCGAGGCGTTCGCAGCGCTTGGGCTGGAGTGGTGGCTGGACACGCGGGTCACCCGCATAGACCGGGCCGCCAAGCGCCTGGAGACAGCCAATGGAGAGCTGCTGTCTTACGACAAGCTGATCCTGTGCACCGGCGGCAGGGCCCGCGCGCTCACCGTCCCGGGCGTCGACACGGCTGCCGTGCATACATTGCGCACGATTGGCGATGCCCTGGCCCTGGCACCGGCGTTGCGGCCCGAGCGCAGCATCGTGGTGATCGGCGGTGGCTGGATCGGCCTCGAAGTCGCGGCCACGGCGCGCTGCAAAGGTGCCGACGTGACCGTGCTCGAAGCGCAGAGCCGGCTGTGCGAGCGCACCGTGCCGCCGGAAGTCTCTGAACACCTGCTCGGGCTGCATGCCTCGCATGGCACCCGTGTCATGCTCGGCGCCAACATCGCCGGCATCGCCCCCGGTACCGGCGGCCGGTCCGTCGTGACGCTGGCCGATGGCAGCACGCTGGCTTGCCACGCCATCGTTGCGGGTGTCGGTCTCGTGCCGAACGACGAGCTTGCCCGGGAAGCCGGGTTGGAGTGCGACGGCGGCGTGGTCGTCGACGCAGGTTGCCGCACCTCCGACCCCGACATCTTCGCCGCGGGCGACGTCGCGGTCACGCCCAACCCGTGGGCCGGCCGGCGCCTGCGGCTGGAATCCTGGCAGAACGCCCAGGAACAGGGCATTGCCGCCGCGCGCGCGGCGCTCGGTCTCGCGGTCGACTATCAGCCGCTGCCGTGGTTCTGGTCAGACCAATACGGCATGAACCTGCAGATCCATGGCATCCCCCTTCCCTCGCACCGCGTGGTGGCACGCGGCACGCCCGGCGCGGACAGCTTCGTGCTGTTCTACCTCGACGGCGATGTGGTCAAGGCCGCGCTCGGGTCCAACGCCGCGCGCGACCTGCGCTTCGCGCGCCGCCACATCGAGCTGTGCAAGCCGGTCGATGCCAGCCGCCTTGCCGACCCGAGCGTGCCGATGTCCAGGCAGTAA
- a CDS encoding aromatic-ring-hydroxylating dioxygenase subunit beta — translation MNFTDYYALLSLLADYTSAVDNGDWDRWPEFFTEDCLYRVQPRENHERGLPLATLSLESKGMLKDRIYGIRDTLFHDPYYQRHIVGAPLIREADGDRVVAETNYAVLRTKPDQMTDVYNVGRYLDIIVRTPAGLRFASRICVFDSEMIPNSLIYPI, via the coding sequence ATGAACTTCACTGACTACTACGCCCTGCTCTCCCTGCTCGCCGACTACACCAGCGCCGTGGACAACGGCGACTGGGACCGCTGGCCCGAGTTCTTCACCGAAGACTGCCTCTACCGGGTCCAGCCCCGCGAGAACCACGAGCGTGGCTTGCCGCTGGCGACGCTCTCGCTCGAAAGCAAGGGCATGCTCAAGGACCGCATCTACGGTATTCGCGACACCCTGTTCCACGATCCCTACTACCAGCGCCACATCGTCGGCGCGCCACTGATCAGGGAGGCCGACGGCGACAGGGTCGTGGCCGAGACCAACTACGCGGTGCTGCGCACCAAGCCGGACCAGATGACCGATGTCTACAACGTAGGCCGCTACCTCGACATCATCGTCCGGACGCCGGCGGGCTTGCGCTTCGCCTCGCGCATCTGCGTATTCGATAGCGAGATGATCCCCAACTCGCTGATCTACCCAATCTAG